One genomic segment of Thunnus albacares chromosome 18, fThuAlb1.1, whole genome shotgun sequence includes these proteins:
- the LOC122968724 gene encoding membrane-associated phosphatidylinositol transfer protein 2-like isoform X3: MSSAEKRLRTVDPIDIVKDYIPPHEYLVEEDPKLYQSIKTKRGPLSEDWIEEINQNPGQNPVMCAYKLCKVEFRYWGMQSKIERFIHDVGLRKVMVRAHRQAWCWQDEWYGLTIEDIRQLELETQLALAKKMAQYSLNEEGGTETNGSSVSQDQEQGPETVGSTAEAEAGGTKLGDSLESRGELTKQWSTSSRSSNRSSKRGGSPSHQSISEWRMQSIARDSEDSTDDEFFDAHEDFSDNEEIFAKEITKWSSNDLMDKIETIEVDEAQETLFRESGGEYAVMSNEETQMEDCSSQQCLQPSKIHVLVLVLHGGNILDTGSGEQNNKQGDVNTLSGAFETVMRVHYPAALGRLAIRMVPCPAVCVDAFSLVSNLSPYSYDESCLSSSQDHIPLAALPLLATSAPQYQDAVATVIVRANQVYSDFIKSLEGASFSGQVCVIGDCVGGILGFDALCSSSVTVSESQNSSRRGSAISVQDTDLLSPGIVINSVSPSSPTLEGSRHLSRSNIDIPRCSGPDDPKKQLPRKRSDSSTYELDTIKHHQAFLSSLHSSVLHGEPGSRRSSNSTMLEGGSLGKFDFEVTDFFLFGSPLGLVLALRKTVVPSLDVSALRPACQQVYNLFHPADPSASRLEPLLDKRFHLLPPFSVPRYQRFPLGDGHSALLVETVQSNPQLLMETGGAASHRLQESTISETSIPVPVLNWQTSQPHAETDSLHSHIFVDGPYPASTSPGVPHLRCNRRASEASIASQVSGLADSYTASNIATTHKHEVTQTKRSSLLSQLPLPYNKFAARSPSPRLRKKRSIRQVFLRLNGVESEQNLDLSSDMSSDLTDVTSDLTDVASDITDISSVPPSPRVLKNIEQVASRWWGSKRMDYALYCPDALTAFPTVALPHLFHASYWESTDVVSFLLRQVMRHENSSILELDGKEVSEFTPSKPREKWLRKRTHVKIRNVTANHRVNDAVFTEDGAQMVTGRFMYGPLDMVTLTGEKIDIHIMTQPPSGEWVYFNTELTNSSGRISYVIPENKRLGIGVYPVKMVVRGDHTFADSYLTIVPRGTEFVVFSIDGSFAASVSIMGSDPKVRAGAVDVVRYWQDLGYMIVYVTGRPDMQKQRVVAWLSQHNFPHGIVSFCDGLVHDPLRHKANFLKSLIGEAHMRIFAAYGSTKDISVYTSVSLPPSHIYIVGRPTKKMQHQCQFIPDGYASHLSQLEYNQRSRPAKSGSTRMVLRKGSFGLGAAGGDFLRKRNHIFRTISSQQPGGSGSGSPSQPGRTERTLSQCEMERDRGVAAAATQRSMSIAAGCWGRSGSTREGSGGSLGPK; the protein is encoded by the exons GCCTGCGTAAAGTGATGGTTCGAGCCCACCGGCAGGCGTGGTGCTGGCAGGACGAGTGGTACGGACTGACCATTGAGGACATCAGGCAGCTGGAGCTGGAGACCCAGCTGGCTTTAGCTAAGAAGATGGCACAGTACAGCCTCAATGAGGAGGGGGGAACAGAGACCAACGGCTCCTCCGTCAGCCAGGACCAGGAGCAGGGACCTGAGACCGTGGGATCCACTGCGGAGGCAGAAGCAGGAGGAACGAAGCTGGGGGATTCACTGGAGAGTCGAGGGGAGCTCACCAAGCAGTGGTCAACATCTTCTCGATCCTCCAACAGATCATCtaagagaggag gtAGTCCGTCTCATCAGAGCATCTCAGAGTGGAGGATGCAGAGTATCGCCCGGGACTCAGAAGACAGCACAGACGATGAGTTCTTTGATGCACACG AAGACTTTTCTGATAACGAGGAGATTTTTGCCAAGGAGATCACCAAGTGGAGCTCCAATGATCTGATGGACAAAATAGAAACAATAGAAGTGGATGAAGCACAAG AAACTTTGTTTCGGGAGTCAGGCGGAGAGTATGCTGTGATGAGTAATGAGGAGACGCAGATGGAG GATTGTTCGTCTCAGCAGTGTCTTCAGCCCTCCAAGATTCACGTTCTCGTTCTGGTCTTGCATGGAGGAAACATTTTGGACACTGGTTCTG gtGAGCAGAACAACAAGCAGGGAGACGTGAACACCCTGAGCGGGGCTTTTGAGACCGTGATGAGGGTCCATTATCCCGCAGCGCTGGGCCGCCTCGCCATCCGGATGGTCCCCTGTCCCGCCGTGTGTGTCGACGCCTTCTCACTCGTCTCCAA CCTGAGCCCCTACAGCTACGATGAGAGCTGCCTGTCCAGCAGTCAGGACCACATCCCGCTGGCCGCTCTGCCCCTTTTGGCTACCTCCGCGCCGCAGTACCAAGACGCCGTGGCAACCGTCATCGTGCGAGCCAATCAGGTGTACAGTGACTTCATCAAGTCTTTAGAAGGAGCGTCTTTTTCCGGCCAG GTGTGTGTCATCGGGGACTGTGTCGGCGGCATCCTGGGCTTCGACGCTCtgtgcagcagctctgtgacgGTGTCAGAGAgccaaaacagcagcagacgAGGCAGCGCCATCAGTGTGCAG gaCACAGACCTTCTCTCTCCGGGTATCGTCATAAACAGCGTCTCTCCTTCCTCGCCGACCCTGGAAGGAAGCCGCCATCTCAGCCGCAGCAACATCGATATCCCTCGCTGCTCGGGGCCCGACGACCCCAAGAAGCAACTTCCACGCAAGCGCAGCGACTCCTCCACGTACGAACTGGACACCATCAAACACCACCAAGCCTTCCTGTCCAG TCTTCACTCCAGCGTGCTCCACGGGGAGCCCGGATCACGACGCTCCAGCAACAGCACCATGCTGGAGGGAGGCTCCTTGGGAAAGTTCGACTTCGAGGTGACTGACTTCTTCCTGTTTGGATCTCCTCTGGGGTTGGTGCTCGCACTGAGGAAGACTGTGGTGCCCTCGTTAGACG TGTCCGCTCTGCGTCCGGCCTGTCAGCAGGTTTACAACCTGTTTCATCCAGCCGACCCCTCGGCCTCCCGTCTCGAGCCTCTCCTGGACAAGAGGTTCCACCTGCTGCCTCCTTTTAGCGTCCCCCGCTACCAGCGCTTTCCTCTGGGCGATGGACACTCAGCTCTCCTGG TTGAGACCGTGCAGAGTAACCCTCAGCTTCTGATGGAGACGGGCGGTGCAGCGTCCCACCGCCTCCAGGAAAGCACCATCAGTGAGACGTCCATCCCTGTGCCCGTCCTCAACTGGCAGACCTCGCAGCCTCACGCTGAGA CGGATAGtcttcactctcatatttttgTTGACGGCCCTTATCCGGCATCCACGTCACCAGGAGTCCCTCACCTTCGTTGCAACCGCAGGGCCAGCGAGGCCAGCATAGCCAGCCAGGTGTCAGGCTTAGCCGACTCTTACACCGCCTCCAACATCGCCACAA cacacaaacatgaagTCACCCAGACTAAAAGGTCCAGTCTGCTGTCCCAGCTGCCTCTACCCTACAATAAATTTGCCGCTCGGAGCCCGTCCCCCCGATTGCGCAAGAAAAGGTCCATCCGTCAGGTGTTCCTGAGACTCAACGGTGTGGAGTCTGAGCAGAACTTAGACCTGAGCTCTGACATGAGCTCTGATCTCACCGATGTCACCTCTGATCTCACCGATGTCGCCTCCGACATCACTGACATCAGCTCTGTCCCCCCTTCACCCCGGGTGCTGAAGAACATAGAGCAAG TTGCTTCTCGGTGGTGGGGCAGTAAGAGGATGGACTACGCCCTGTACTGTCCTGACGCCCTGACAGCGTTTCCCACGGTGGCTCTGCCTCATCTCTTCCATGCCTCCTACTGGGAGTCTACAGACGTCGTCTCTTTTCTACTCAGACAG GTGATGAGACATGAGAACTCCAGTATTTTGGAGCTGGATGGTAAAGAAGTGTCTGAATTCACTCCGTCCAAACCTCGAGAGAAGTGGCTCCGCAAGAGGACTCATGTTAAAATTAGG AATGTGACAGCTAACCACCGTGTGAATGACGCCGTGTTCACGGAGGACGGCGCCCAGATGGTGACCGGACGTTTCATGTACGGCCCTCTGGACATGGTCACCCTTACTGGAGAGAAG ATTGACATCCACATCATGACCCAGCCTCCCTCTGGAGAGTGGGTGTACTTTAACACAGAGCTCACCAACAGCAGTGGACGTATCTCTTATGTAATCCCTGAGAACAAAAGGCTGGGTATCGGGGTGTATCCTGTCAAAATGGTGGTCAG GGGTGATCATACATTTGCAGACAGCTATCTAACCATTGTACCACGAGGGACTGAGTTTGTTGTGTTCAGTATCGACGGGTCATTTGCCGCCAGCGTGTCCATCATGGGCAGCGACCCAAAAGTTCGAGCTGGAGCTGTGGATGTGGTGAG GTACTGGCAGGATTTGGGCTACATGATAGTTTATGTAACGGGTCGTCCTGACATGCAGAAGCAACGCGTGGTGGCTTGGCTCTCGCAGCATAACTTCCCTCACGGCATCGTCTCCTTCTGCGACGGGCTGGTTCACGACCCTCTCAGACACAAGGCCAACTTCCTCAAATCCCTTATCGGCGAG GCCCATATGAGGATCTTCGCAGCCTACGGCTCCACCAAGGACATCTCTGTGTACACCTCTGTCAGCCTGCCGCCGTCCCATATCTACATAGTGGGAAGGCCCACGAAGAAAATGCAGCACCAGTGTCAG TTCATCCCAGATGGATACGCTTCCCACCTGTCCCAGCTGGAGTACAACCAGAGGTCCCGTCCTGCCAAATCCGGCAGCACGCGCATGGTCCTCCGCAAGGGCAGCTTCGGGTTAGGAGCAGCGGGGGGAGACTTCCTCCGCAAACGCAATCACATCTTTCGCACCATCTCCTCCCAGCAGCCCGGAGGGTCTGGGTCCGGCTCTCCCAGCCAGCCGGGCCGGACTGAGCGCACGCTGAGCCAGTGCGAGATGGAGCGAGACCGAGGCGTGGCGGCGGCGGCGACGCAGAGGAGTATGAGTATAGCAGCCGGGTGTTGGGGCCGCAGCGGGAGCACCAGGGAGGGGAGCGGAGGGTCACTCGGCCCTAAGTAA